One Brassica oleracea var. oleracea cultivar TO1000 chromosome C7, BOL, whole genome shotgun sequence genomic window carries:
- the LOC106303517 gene encoding auxin response factor 9-like, with protein MRTGEHMYGELWKLCAGPVVDVPQAEERVFYFPQGHMEQLEASTQQDLNAVKPTKPLFDLPPKILCRVMDVRLQAEKDTDEVYAQIMLMPEGTVDEPVSPDPSPPESQRPKVHSFSKVLTASDTSTHGGFSVLRKHATECLPPLDMTQQTPTQELVAEDVHGYQWKFKHIFRGQPRRHLLTTGWSTFVTAKRLVAGDTFVFLRGENGELRVGVRRANRQQTNMPSSVISSHSMHLGVLATACHATQTRSMFTVYYKPRTSQFIISLNKYLEAMSNKFAVGIRFKMRFEGEDSPERRFSGTVVGVKDCSTHWKDSNWRCLEVHWDEPASISRPDKVSPWEIEPFVTSENVPHSVMPKNKRPRHFSEVSALDVGKTASNLWSSALTQSHEFAQSCIASQRNSPQQCYREATEDAKNSDWPAIPYSATLNNQMVFPVEQKKPESTASYRLFGIDLLSSFIPATEEKTAPTLPINITKPTPDSNSDPKSEVSKLSEEKKQEPAQASSKEVQSKENSSARSRTKVQMQGVPVGRAVDLTVLNGYSELIDDLEKLFDIEGELKSRNQLEIVFTDDEGDMMLVGDDPWPEFCNVVKRIFIWSKEEVKKMTPGNQLRKLLTEVDTTLTTTISKTENHSN; from the exons ATGAGGACAG GAGAGCATATGTACGGAGAGCTGTGGAAGCTATGCGCGGGACCTGTGGTGGATGTACCTCAAGCTGAGGAAAGAGTGTTTTACTTTCCTCAAGGTCACATGGAGCAA CTGGAAGCGTCAACGCAACAAGATTTGAACGCCGTGAAACCGACGAAACCGCTTTTCGATCTTCCTCCCAAGATTCTCTGCAGAGTTATGGACGTTCGTCTTCAG GCGGAGAAAGATACGGATGAGGTATATGCCCAGATTATGCTGATGCCTGAAGGAACA GTTGATGAACCTGTGAGTCCTGATCCTTCTCCTCCTGAGTCACAAAGGCCAAAGGTTCACTCTTTCAGCAAGGTTTTGACTGCGTCTGATACAAGCACTCATGGTGGCTTCTCTGTCCTTAGGAAACATGCTACAGAGTGCCTTCCCCCGCTG GATATGACTCAGCAAACTCCGACCCAGGAGTTAGTGGCAGAAGATGTGCATGGCTATCAGTGGAAATTCAAACATATTTTTAGAG GTCAACCACGGAGGCATCTTTTGACCACAGGGTGGAGCACCTTTGTTACAGCAAAGAGATTGGTAGCTGGGGATACCTTTGTGTTCCTGAG AGGGGAGAATGGAGAGTTGCGGGTTGGAGTCAGACGTGCTAATCGCCAACAGACCAATATGCCTTCATCCGTCATATCAAGTCATAGCATGCATCTCGGAGTGCTTGCTACCGCATGTCATGCTACTCAAACCCGATCTATGTTCACCGTTTACTATAAACCAAG AACAAGCCAATTCATCATTAGCTTGAACAAATATCTGGAAGCCATGAGCAACAAGTTCGCTGTAGGAATAAGATTTAAGATGAGGTTTGAGGGAGAGGATTCCCCTGAAAGAAG ATTTTCTGGCACGGTTGTTGGTGTTAAAGACTGCTCAACTCACTGGAAAGACTCAAATTGGCGATGCCTAGAA GTGCACTGGGATGAGCCTGCATCGATTTCAAGACCGGATAAGGTTTCACCATGGGAGATCGAGCCGTTTGTAACTTCGGAAAATGTTCCTCACTCAGTTATGCCAAAGAACAAAAGGCCCCGCCATTTTAGTGAAGTATCTGCACTTG ATGTAGGCAAAACAGCTTCAAACCTTTGGAGTTCTGCACTGACGCAGTCCCATGAGTTTGCACAATCGTGTATAGCCTCACAGAGGAATTCTCCTCAGCAATGTTATCGTGAGGCAACTGAGGATGCTAAAAACTCTGATTGGCCAGCCATCCCTTACTCTGCAACACTGAACAACCAAATGGTTTTCCCAGTCGAGCAGAAGAAACCCGAGAGTACCGCTAGTTATAGATTATTCGGAATTGATCTGTTGAGCTCCTTTATACCTGCTACCGAGGAGAAAACTGCACCGACGCTACCAATAAACATAACCAAACCAACTCCAGACAGCAACTCAGACCCAAAATCAGAGGTCTCAAAATTATCAGAGGAGAAAAAGCAGGAACCTGCACAGGCATCATCAAAAGAGGTTCAAAGCAAGGAAAACAGTTCTGCAAGAAGCCGTACCAAG GTGCAAATGCAAGGCGTACCGGTGGGCAGGGCTGTGGATTTAACAGTACTAAATGGGTACAGTGAGCTTATAGACGACCTTGAGAAGCTGTTTGACATAGAAGGCGAGCTGAAAAGTCGGAATCAATTGGAAATAGTGTTCACAGACGATGAGGGAGATATGATGCTCGTCGGTGATGATCCATGGCC TGAGTTCTGCAACGTGGTGAAGAGAATATTCATATGGTCAAAAGAGGAAGTGAAGAAGATGACGCCCGGGAACCAACTCCGGAAACTGTTAACGGAAGTTGACACAACATTAACAACAACAATCTCCAAAACAGAGAATCATTCCAACTAA